TCCAGTCATTTCTAAGTTCACCCCGTAAAATTCTATTAATTGCCTCGTCTTTGCGGTGAGACGCTTGATTTGGTCTTATATACGGCCTCAGTGAGAAGATATTAAGCTCCGGAACATGACGATAGTCAAAAGGCTCGAATAGTGACAGAAATCCAGGGCAACTTCCAATCATATAGCTAACCATGTGGTTCCGCTACGACCAGATCCGACAACTAGAAGAGTATAACCCGTCTTGTAGAAAGGATTGAAAAAATAGGTCGCACCATCTTATCATATGGCCTAAACGGTACATTTTCCTGAAGGCTTTCTCCCAAACCGCTTTGCCTAAAGAACGAGACAATCTGTTCACGCGTAAACAGTCATTCTTGAATCAACCCCTAGCCGGCATTACAGTTCAGCCATCGTGGCTTTTCCAGATAGTTCAACAACACAAAACACTAGACTGTTCAGGGGGAGCCGAGTGCAAGGTACCATTCCCTCAATCGCTTTGATAAGTTTAGCAGTTCGCTCATAATCTAAGCCCAAACCTCTTTTCCTGAATTCATTAAGCCAAAAAAAGTGGGGACGACAATTAATATGGCCGATTCCTCCTTGATAAGGGGTCGCAGTGGTGAAGTAAACCCATTTTTTTGCATTTGCGACGATCGCGTCGATAATAGCCCCACTGAGGTGGGGGGATGTGCTCTGCGACTTCTATACAGGTGATCAAATCAAAATCTCCAATTTTACTCTGTCCCAATATGTCAGCAAAAATAGCCCTCTGGCTCGCAATACCGCTAAGTAAGGGAGAGACAGCATTGGATTTCTCGACCCCTGTTACATCCTTGCCCTTCGGAACAAGTGCGTCAATAACAAAACCGTTTGCCGAACCAATATCTAGGACAGTTTGGAAATCTAGGATCATATCTATAGCATCACACAGCTCGATGTAACTTAAGCGAAACTCTTCACGCGTTCTGAAGTCCTCTGGGTCAAACTCCTTTGCCTCTTTCAAGGGCGATTCTTGTTGCATCTTGATGTTATGGCCGATTGAATTTGAAAGATAAGGACTTATTCTTGTTATATAATTTTTCATCATTCATGCACTTCTTCGTAATTGGATATTTTATTAACTCTACAGATACATATTAGATATCCAAATATTTCTTACAGAAACTATACTTAATGGAAATAAGAAACAAGTCCTGTGCCAATAAAAATTCCTATCACGATGTTGGCAATCAACTCATTGATACTTCAGGACTGCAATTTTCTTTGTGGGAGGCATGTTATCTATCCATGGTATGAAACGTTCAGGTGGTTCATCCCGGTAGAATGAGAAACGCCTTTAAATTTTAAAGGTATCCTCCACCAAAATAAATGCTCTGTCCTATTTTTGGCCCAGATTCCAATTCCTATTATTGCTTCCGCATTTTGAACCGGTATATCGCGAATTCCTATCCTCAAATCATGCCTGCCTTTTGGAAGATCAACTGTTTTGTTATAGGCTCTATTAGTTGCCTGAAAATAAAGTGAGTTATCATTGTCGCTTTTCAAAGTTAGATCAATCTCAGCATCAAAAAAGTCAATTTTCGCCTCATATTTCATTGATATATTAAAAGATTCACCGGGGTAAAATTCTTGCTTGTTTACACTTACTTGAAAAAAGTTAATATTGTCATTTCCACTATGAATCCGTTGAATTTCCACTCGATCATTAAGGGCGAATCGTTTTCGATACTCACTTATGCCCTCTGAAACATTGTTAAAGAATTTATGTTTGCCATTCTTCAATAAAACAACGTTTTTGGCAAAAGTTGAGATAGTATGCATATTGTGTGATACTAAAATAATTCCCGTACCCGATTTTTTAAGTTCTGCAATTTTACTCAAGCATTTGCTCTGAAAACCCTCATCACCCACAGCCAAGACTTCGTCAACCAATAAAACATCGGGGCTCAGGTGAGCGGCTACAGCAAAGCCCACTCGAACCGCCATGCCTGAGCTATAGCTCTGGACTGGCATATCTATAAATTCTTCAATTCCTGAGAAATCAACGATCTCGTCAAACCTGCGATCCACTTGAGATTTGGAAATTCCCAAGACTGCAGCATTGACATATATATTCTCCCTGCCAGTCAGTATTGGGTTGAATCCCGCACCCAACGCAATCAATGCTTGCATCCGCCCTCTAACTTCAATTCGCCCTGCATCCGGTTTTATTAGGCCATTCAACATTCTCAACAAGGTTGTTTTCCCCGCACCATTAGCTCCAATGAGGCCCAAAGTTTCTCCACGCCTTAGCTCTAATGAAACATCTCTGATAGCCCAAAACTCTTCCTTTCGTAAACCCCTATGTCCGTTGCTGCGCAAAAATAATTCGGAACCTATATCCTTCACACCATACCAGAGGGAGCGCTTAAGTGTACGGCAGAATTTCTTGCTTACATTTTCGATCGTGACTAACGTATCAGACATCAGGCACTCATCCTCTCTATAATTATAGGCAAAGAGGTTCGATAAATTAGCCACGCGATGAACAACCCAACAAGTGTCAAACTGCTCACAATCAAAAATGGCTCTATATTTGTCAGAACACCTTTTGTAGCAAGATCTCTCGCGCCGATGAGCAATGGACCCACTGGGTTCACGGTACCTATTAGAGAAAAGGGAAACGCCTGAGGTGGTGGATACACGACTGGTGTTACAAAGAACCATAACTGTATGCCGAACGTCAATCCAGAAGAAACATCCGTGAATAGCGTCCCAAGGGGAGTGAGGAGCAATCCGAGGGTCATCCCTAAGAGGATTAGCATGAGTATAGCCAGGGGTGCTAACATAAGCCCCCAAGTAACCTGAATCCCGAAATATACAAAAATACCCGCCAGAATGACCAATTTTATACCCAAATTGTAAAGCATTTGATAAAATGCAGCGACTACGAGGGCCTCCCGAGGGAAGTTGATTTTAGCCAGCATGGCTCTTGCACTTCTTACAGAATTCATCGGTGAGTTGAGGCTCTCAGTGAAGAGTTGCCATAGCGTTGTCCCAAATAGAGCAAAAACGGGATAAGGAATATCAGTCTCTCCGAAACTCACAATTTTTCTTGATTGTAAGATAATAAAGACTAGTCCGGTCAGAATAGGTGGTAAAAATGCCCAAAACACCCCAAGAATACTCTGGCGGTATCGGGCAGAAATATCTCTCACAAAAAGCCTCCACGCCAACTCACGGCTGTCTTTGAGATCTTGCCACATAGAGGTCAAAAGAATCCCTGGAGTTCGTAACTTGGACTCTGGTGTATAAACAACAACAGGCATTTTTTCAGTGTAATTAGTCAAATTTTAATATTTTGCCTTAACCATTTATCTTAAGGATTTACGACTTGCGTAATTCTGTACGGCAACGTACGCGAGATGTGTCCGAGCGACTTCAATACCACCATGATCTTCTCGATGCTTTCTTCTTGGGTTTCTATATTGGTTTCAACAATCACTTCCGGATCATGCGGCTCTTCATACGGATCTGAAATTCCTGTAAAATTTTTGATCTCTCCACTAAGAGCCTTCTTGTACAACCCCTTAACATCTCTTTTCATACATTCGTCAACAGGGCACTTCACGTAGACTTCAATGAATCTTCCAATCTCTTCCCTTGCCTCATCTCTTATCTGTCGATAGGGAGAAATGGCACAGGTTATAGCAACTCCTCCACACCTTGTAACAAGATTTGCTACAAACGATATTCTTCGTATATTTTCATCCCTATCTTCCTTTGAAAAACCCAAACCCTTTGATAGCCTTAATCTAACTTCATCTCCGTCTAGAACCTCAACATGCAAATCCATCCTATTCAACTCTTTCTCAAGCATCCTCGCTAGAGTAGACTTTCCTGAACTAGGCAATCCAGTAAACCAAACTGTAAAACCCTTCATTTTACGCTCCTGTAGTAGGCTACATCAATTGCAAAATCATTCGTATTATCAAAGTCGAAATATGATCGATCATTTCTTATGGTCGCAAAGTTAACTTACGAGTGCATTAACGAAAGAAACTAACGATTAATACGTGTCAATTTAAACTCTTAATTATAAATAGTCGTTTGTTTCCAAATATTTTAAAACTTGCTTAGTTGATTCTTGTATAGATTGATTTTCAATATCAATTCTTATTTCCGGATTCTTTGGCTCCTCATACTTGATTGATACCCCAACGAAATTATCCAATTCCCCACTCATGGCTTTATCATATAAGCCTTTGTTATTATTATTCGTTATACAATAGTCAACCGATGCATGTATGTATATCTCGATATAAGTTTTTAAGTTATCGCGTAAATAACTTCTAGATTCTTCAAAAGGACTTTCAAATGAACCCACGACGCTGGTATTATTATCCTCAAGGATCTTAATCAAGCTCCCAATCTTTTTGATATGATCTCTTCTATCCTTAGGTGAATACCCAATTTCTGGAAATATATCGCGTATTCTCCTACCATTAAAATACTCCGCCCTTATTTTTCTTTTAAGAAGATCCTCATAAATGGCCTGTGAAAGTTCGGATTTTCCACAACCCGATAGACCGGTAAACCATAATACCAAGGGTTTTTTCTCTTGAATGCCAAAATCAGCCTTTGTCCAGATCCTTTCATGAATGTAATACACTAACAATTTTAGAATAGCTTCAAGTAAACCAATTTCAACAGCTATATCTACCCTTTTTGTAATAGCGAAAGCGACTACCATAGTGGTGAAAGTGGCAGTAAGTCTCCACGATAGGGTTTTTAACAAAGTTCTTATCTTAGTCTCTATCCGCATCGGATAATCTTACAATCTCTTCCCTAACTTCGTCTGCACCGAGTACCTCCGGACGTTCAGCTCATTCCACTCCTTCTCGAGCATCCTCGTGACAGTAGCCTTTCCTGAAGTAGGTAAACCAGTAAACGGAACTGTAAAATCTTCAAATTGGATTATCTGCCACTAATTTCGAATTTTATGGACAAAATTTATGCTACAATTCTAGTCTTCGTATCCAGGGCTAATTTTTCTTTGAAATAACTTATTGTCTTTAATAAACCTTCTTCAATACTAACCTTGGGTTCCCAGCCAAGGAGTGTTTTTGCTCTGGAAATATCCGGTCTTCGAACTTTCGGATCATCAACGGGCAATGGTTTAAACTCGATATTGCTTCCGCTTCCAGTCAAACTTAGAATTTTGTATGCAACTTTTAAAACGGACAGCTCATCAGGATTTCCAAGATTGACAGGATAGTGAAGAAAATGATTCCGATTTATATCATGCACATCTAACTCAATATAATTATCCTCATAATTATATTCCGAGAACAATAAGTTGAGGATTCCATCAACCATATCAGATACGTAACAGAAGCTTCTGGTTTGGTCTCCATTACCATAGACTGTTAGCGGTTCGCCCTTTAATGCTTGTACGATAAAATTAGAAACAACTCTGCCATCGTTTGGTCTCATCGATGCGCCATATGTGTTAAATATCCTTGCAATTCTCGTGTCTAAATTGTGATTTCTATAATAGGCCATAGTAATAGCTTCGGCGAAACGCTTTGCTTCATCGTAAACTCCTCGTGGTCCCACAGGGTTTACATTACCCCAATATTCTTCCGATTGAGGGTTTGACAAAGGGTCACCATAAACTTCAGAAGTGCTTGCTAAAAGATATCTCGCTCCCTTAGCCATTGCGAGCCCAAGAGTTTTATGCGTACCCAAGGCCCCTACCTTTAGGGTTTGTATCGGGAACTGGAGATAATCTGCGGGACTTGCAGGTGATGCAAAGTGAAGCACAGCATCTACCTTTCCCTCAATATGTAAGAAATGCGTTACGTCATAGTTAATGAATTTGAAGTTTATTTTCCCCAGTAAGTGGTCTATATTGTCGGGATTACCAGTAATTAGATTATCGATACAGATTACATAATGGCCCATTTCAATGAGCTTTGTACAAAGATTGCTTCCAAGGAATCCTGCTCCTCCAGTAACAACTATTCTCCAGGGCTTTGTTAATTTATTTTTACCTGACATTTTCCCTACGAGAGTTAGCTTTAACTGCCTTGCTTACATTTTTAAAACTTCCATTCTGTAAGCCCACACCGAAATATCTAAATCCAAGCTTCTCAAGTTTTTCTGGATTGTATAGATTTCTTCCATCAAATATCACAGGTGTCTTCATAAGGTTTTTT
Above is a window of Thermodesulfobacteriota bacterium DNA encoding:
- a CDS encoding methyltransferase domain-containing protein, with amino-acid sequence MMKNYITRISPYLSNSIGHNIKMQQESPLKEAKEFDPEDFRTREEFRLSYIELCDAIDMILDFQTVLDIGSANGFVIDALVPKGKDVTGVEKSNAVSPLLSGIASQRAIFADILGQSKIGDFDLITCIEVAEHIPPPQWGYYRRDRRKCKKMGLLHHCDPLSRRNRPY
- a CDS encoding ABC transporter ATP-binding protein; translated protein: MSDTLVTIENVSKKFCRTLKRSLWYGVKDIGSELFLRSNGHRGLRKEEFWAIRDVSLELRRGETLGLIGANGAGKTTLLRMLNGLIKPDAGRIEVRGRMQALIALGAGFNPILTGRENIYVNAAVLGISKSQVDRRFDEIVDFSGIEEFIDMPVQSYSSGMAVRVGFAVAAHLSPDVLLVDEVLAVGDEGFQSKCLSKIAELKKSGTGIILVSHNMHTISTFAKNVVLLKNGKHKFFNNVSEGISEYRKRFALNDRVEIQRIHSGNDNINFFQVSVNKQEFYPGESFNISMKYEAKIDFFDAEIDLTLKSDNDNSLYFQATNRAYNKTVDLPKGRHDLRIGIRDIPVQNAEAIIGIGIWAKNRTEHLFWWRIPLKFKGVSHSTGMNHLNVSYHG
- a CDS encoding ABC transporter permease, which gives rise to MRDISARYRQSILGVFWAFLPPILTGLVFIILQSRKIVSFGETDIPYPVFALFGTTLWQLFTESLNSPMNSVRSARAMLAKINFPREALVVAAFYQMLYNLGIKLVILAGIFVYFGIQVTWGLMLAPLAILMLILLGMTLGLLLTPLGTLFTDVSSGLTFGIQLWFFVTPVVYPPPQAFPFSLIGTVNPVGPLLIGARDLATKGVLTNIEPFLIVSSLTLVGLFIAWLIYRTSLPIIIERMSA
- the cysC gene encoding adenylyl-sulfate kinase, producing MKGFTVWFTGLPSSGKSTLARMLEKELNRMDLHVEVLDGDEVRLRLSKGLGFSKEDRDENIRRISFVANLVTRCGGVAITCAISPYRQIRDEAREEIGRFIEVYVKCPVDECMKRDVKGLYKKALSGEIKNFTGISDPYEEPHDPEVIVETNIETQEESIEKIMVVLKSLGHISRTLPYRITQVVNP
- the cysC gene encoding adenylyl-sulfate kinase — translated: MRIETKIRTLLKTLSWRLTATFTTMVVAFAITKRVDIAVEIGLLEAILKLLVYYIHERIWTKADFGIQEKKPLVLWFTGLSGCGKSELSQAIYEDLLKRKIRAEYFNGRRIRDIFPEIGYSPKDRRDHIKKIGSLIKILEDNNTSVVGSFESPFEESRSYLRDNLKTYIEIYIHASVDYCITNNNNKGLYDKAMSGELDNFVGVSIKYEEPKNPEIRIDIENQSIQESTKQVLKYLETNDYL
- a CDS encoding UDP-glucuronic acid decarboxylase family protein; translation: MSGKNKLTKPWRIVVTGGAGFLGSNLCTKLIEMGHYVICIDNLITGNPDNIDHLLGKINFKFINYDVTHFLHIEGKVDAVLHFASPASPADYLQFPIQTLKVGALGTHKTLGLAMAKGARYLLASTSEVYGDPLSNPQSEEYWGNVNPVGPRGVYDEAKRFAEAITMAYYRNHNLDTRIARIFNTYGASMRPNDGRVVSNFIVQALKGEPLTVYGNGDQTRSFCYVSDMVDGILNLLFSEYNYEDNYIELDVHDINRNHFLHYPVNLGNPDELSVLKVAYKILSLTGSGSNIEFKPLPVDDPKVRRPDISRAKTLLGWEPKVSIEEGLLKTISYFKEKLALDTKTRIVA